The genomic DNA ACAAGATTTTTTATTGCATGATGGGTATAGAGCAATAGAAAAGGTTATTTTTAATATGAGCAATGCAGATGTAGTAAAAGAGATAAAAGAATCTGGACTTAGAGGAAGAGGTGGAGGAGGTTTCCCAACTGGAATAAAATGGGAAATTGCTTCTAAAAATGAAAGTGAACAAAAATATATAGTATGTAATGCAGATGAGGGAGATCCAGGAGCTTTTATGGATAGATCTATATTAGAGGGAGATCCACACTCTGTAATTGAAGGAATGATGATAGCAGGATATGCTATTGGAGCTAATAAAGGGTTAGTTTATATAAGAGCTGAATACCCATTAGCAATTCATAGATTGACAGTAGCTATAGAAGCAGCAAGAAAAGCTGGATATTTAGGAAAAAATATTTTAGGAACAGAGTTTGAATTTGATATAGAATTAAAGTTTGGTGCAGGAGCTTTTGTATGTGGAGAGGAAACTGCTTTAATTCATTCTATGGAAGGAAGGAGAGGAGAGCCAACTTCTAAGCCACCATACCCAGCAGAAAAAGGTTTTTGGAAACAGCCAACAGTAGTAAATAATGTGGAAACATTGGTAAATGTTCCTAGAATACTTCTTTATGGAAAAGATTGGTTTAGAGAAGTAGGAACAGAAACATCTCCAGGAACAAAGGTTTTTGCTTTAGCAGGAAAAATTAATAATGTTGGATTAGTTGAAGTACCTATGGGAATATCTTTGAGAGAGATAATTTTTGAAATAGGTGGAGGAATAAAGAATAATAAAAAGTTTAAAGCTGTTCAAACTGGAGGACCTTCAGGAGGTTGTTTAAGTGAAAAGGATTTAGATACTCCAATAGATTTTGATACTTTAAGTAAAAAAGGATCTATTATGGGATCAGGTGGAATGGTAGTAATGGATGAAGATGATTGTATGGTTGCTATTGCTAAATTTTTCCTTGAATTTACTTTAGATGAATCTTGTGGAAAATGTACTCCTTGTAGAGTAGGAAATACAAGATTATATGAAATTTTAGATAGAATAACTAATGGAAAAGGAAAACCTGAAGATTTGAATTTATTAAAAGAATTATCTGAGGGAATAAAGGCAACTTCATTATGTGGACTTGGACAAACATCAGCTAATCCAGTACTTTCAACATTAAATCAATTCTATAACGAATATTTAGATCATGTTGTTAATAAAAAATGTACAGCGAAAGCTTGTCAAAAACTTATAACTTTCCATATAACAGATAATTGTATAGGATGTACAGCTTGTTCAAGAATGTGTCCAGTAAATGCAATTGAAGGTAGCTTAAAGCATAAACATACAATAAATAGTGAAATTTGTATAAAATGTGGAGCTTGTTTTGAAAATTGTAAATTTAATGCTGTTGAAAAACTTTAATTTCTAATGGGGTGAATTATAGATGAGAATGATTAGATTAAAGATAGATGATAAAGTAGTATTGGCACCAGAGGGAACAACTATATTAAATGCAGCCTTAAAAGCAGGAATAAATATCCCACATCTATGTTATATGGAGATGCCTGAAATAGGATATAAAAATGATTGTGCTTCATGTAGAGTTTGTGTAGTTGAGGTAAAAGGGATGAATAGATTACTTCCTTCATGTACAACTCCAGTAGCAGAGGGAATGGAGGTTATTACAAACTCATTGAAAGTTATGCAAAAAAGAAGATTAGTAGTGGAACTTTTACTTTCAGATCACCCAAAAGATTGTTTAATCTGTGGGAAAAATGGAGAGTGTGAACTTCAAAAACTAGCTATATCTTTTGGGCTTAGAGAGATGAGATTTGAGGGAAAAGAGGCAAAACATGACAAGCAATATTCAATATCTATAACTCGTGATATTACAAAATGTATCATGTGTAGAAGATGTGAGACTATGTGTGAAGAGATTCAATCTTGTGGAATACTTACAGGGATAGATAGAGGATTTAATGTAATTGTAAATACTGCATTTAATAGAAATCTGATAGATACTAATTGTACTTTCTGTGGGCAATGTGTGGCAGTTTGTCCAGTAGGGGCTCTATATGAAACTGACAATAGCTTTAAACTTTCTCAAGATTTAATAGATCCTGATAAAAAAGTAATAGTTCAAGTAGCACCAGCAGTTAGAGTGGCAATAGGAGAGTTATTTGGACAAAAACCAGGAACAGATTGTACTGGTAAGTTGGTTACTGCTCTTAAAAAATTAGGTTTTGATGGAGTATTTGATACAAACTTTGCAGCAGATATAACAATAATGGAAGAAGCAACAGAGTTAAAACATAGATTGGAAGAAAATAAAAAGTTGCCATTATTTACATCATGTTGTCCATCTTGGGTTAGATTTGCAGAGCTAAATTATCCAGAGATACTAGAAAATATATCTTCTACAAAATCACCACAACAAATTTTTGGTTCTTTAGCTAAAAATGTTTGGGCAGAAAAAATGGGAATTGATAGAAAAAATTTAGTCTGTGTTTCTATAATGCCATGTATCTCTAAAAAATATGAGGCATCAAGGGAAGAACTTGCAGTTGATGAAAATCCAGATGTAGATTACTCTTTAACAACTAGAGAGTTAGGAAGAATCTTTAAACAATATAATATTGACTTTAACTCTTTAGCAGATAGTGAGTTTGATTCACCAATGGGAGATTCTACTGGAGCAGCTGACATTTTTGGAAGAACAGGTGGAGTTATGGAAGCTGCAGCTAGAACATTATATGAGTGGGTAGCTAATGAAAAATTAGACAATTTAGATTTTATTCCATTGAGAGGATTTGAAGAGGTAAGAACTGCTGAAGTTAAGATAGGAGATAAGAATTTAAGATTAGCAGTTGTGCACGGATTGGGAGCAGCTAGAAAGGTAGTTGAAAAGATATTAGCAGGAGAAGAGGAATTTCATGCAATAGAGGTAATGGCATGTAAAGGTGGTTGTATTGGTGGAGGAGGACAACCTTATCACCATGGAAACTTTGATATTATAAAAACTAGAGCTGAAGCAATTCAAAATTTAGATTATCATAAAGAGATTAGAGCTTCTCATAAAAATCCATATATAGTAGAGCTTTATGAAAAAGAGTTAGGAGAACCTTATGGAGATAAGGCACATAAACTTTTCCATACTCACTATGTAGATAGAAAAGTTAAATAGTTTTTAGTTAAAAGAGCTAGTGAAATTAAACTAGCTCTTTATGTTATAATAATCTTCTTCAGTATCAATATCAAAGAACTCTTTTTCAGAGGAGAAAGAGATTAAATTGATAAAAGGAGTACTTTTTATTACAATCTTCCCACCAGTATCTCCCTTTAATTCTAAAAGCTCAGATTTTTTATTTTCTGGAAAGAAAACAGGAGAAAATCTATTATTATTGAC from Fusobacterium varium includes the following:
- a CDS encoding (2Fe-2S)-binding protein; the protein is MRMIRLKIDDKVVLAPEGTTILNAALKAGINIPHLCYMEMPEIGYKNDCASCRVCVVEVKGMNRLLPSCTTPVAEGMEVITNSLKVMQKRRLVVELLLSDHPKDCLICGKNGECELQKLAISFGLREMRFEGKEAKHDKQYSISITRDITKCIMCRRCETMCEEIQSCGILTGIDRGFNVIVNTAFNRNLIDTNCTFCGQCVAVCPVGALYETDNSFKLSQDLIDPDKKVIVQVAPAVRVAIGELFGQKPGTDCTGKLVTALKKLGFDGVFDTNFAADITIMEEATELKHRLEENKKLPLFTSCCPSWVRFAELNYPEILENISSTKSPQQIFGSLAKNVWAEKMGIDRKNLVCVSIMPCISKKYEASREELAVDENPDVDYSLTTRELGRIFKQYNIDFNSLADSEFDSPMGDSTGAADIFGRTGGVMEAAARTLYEWVANEKLDNLDFIPLRGFEEVRTAEVKIGDKNLRLAVVHGLGAARKVVEKILAGEEEFHAIEVMACKGGCIGGGGQPYHHGNFDIIKTRAEAIQNLDYHKEIRASHKNPYIVELYEKELGEPYGDKAHKLFHTHYVDRKVK
- a CDS encoding NADH-quinone oxidoreductase subunit NuoF; the protein is MNCKKKILICGGTGCLSSKSEDIKHNLENYIDKYGIKDVEVILTGCFGFCEKGPIVKIVPENTFYIEVKPEDAEEIIKRDIIDGEKIDRLLYRDPKSEELIYDSKDMEFYQKQERRALKNCGLIDPENIQDFLLHDGYRAIEKVIFNMSNADVVKEIKESGLRGRGGGGFPTGIKWEIASKNESEQKYIVCNADEGDPGAFMDRSILEGDPHSVIEGMMIAGYAIGANKGLVYIRAEYPLAIHRLTVAIEAARKAGYLGKNILGTEFEFDIELKFGAGAFVCGEETALIHSMEGRRGEPTSKPPYPAEKGFWKQPTVVNNVETLVNVPRILLYGKDWFREVGTETSPGTKVFALAGKINNVGLVEVPMGISLREIIFEIGGGIKNNKKFKAVQTGGPSGGCLSEKDLDTPIDFDTLSKKGSIMGSGGMVVMDEDDCMVAIAKFFLEFTLDESCGKCTPCRVGNTRLYEILDRITNGKGKPEDLNLLKELSEGIKATSLCGLGQTSANPVLSTLNQFYNEYLDHVVNKKCTAKACQKLITFHITDNCIGCTACSRMCPVNAIEGSLKHKHTINSEICIKCGACFENCKFNAVEKL